From a region of the Streptomyces tirandamycinicus genome:
- a CDS encoding ATP-binding cassette domain-containing protein, translating to MVHVSATPVLALRGVSKRFGAVQALTDVELEVHAGEVVALVGDNGAGKSTLVKTIAGVHPIDEGVIEWEGRAVSIGKPHDAQNLGIATVYQDLALCDNIDVVGNLYLGRELRKRGVLDEVEMERRSRELLSTLSIRIPSVRIPIASLSGGQRQTVAIARSMLGAPKLVILDEPTAALGVEQTAQVLDLVERLRERGHAVILISHNMADVKAVADTVAVLRLGRNNGVFDVKSTSQEEIISAITGATDNAVTRRAARTSEAQK from the coding sequence ATGGTTCACGTGTCCGCTACGCCCGTGCTGGCGTTGCGCGGGGTCTCCAAGCGGTTCGGTGCCGTTCAGGCGCTCACCGACGTAGAGCTTGAGGTCCACGCCGGTGAGGTCGTCGCCCTGGTGGGCGACAACGGCGCCGGAAAGTCCACTCTGGTCAAGACGATCGCCGGCGTGCACCCCATCGATGAGGGCGTCATCGAGTGGGAGGGCAGGGCCGTGTCCATCGGCAAGCCCCACGACGCCCAGAACCTGGGCATCGCGACCGTCTACCAGGACCTCGCGCTGTGCGACAACATCGACGTCGTCGGCAACCTGTACCTCGGCCGGGAGCTCCGCAAGCGCGGCGTCCTCGACGAGGTCGAGATGGAGCGCCGCTCCCGCGAGCTGCTGAGCACGCTGTCCATCCGCATCCCCAGCGTCCGCATCCCGATCGCCTCGCTCTCCGGCGGCCAGCGGCAGACCGTGGCCATCGCCCGCTCGATGCTCGGCGCCCCCAAGCTGGTCATCCTCGACGAGCCCACCGCGGCCCTCGGCGTCGAGCAGACCGCGCAGGTGCTCGACCTGGTCGAGCGCCTCCGGGAGCGCGGCCACGCCGTCATCCTCATCAGCCACAACATGGCCGATGTGAAGGCCGTCGCCGACACGGTGGCGGTGCTCCGGCTCGGCCGGAACAACGGGGTCTTCGACGTCAAGTCCACCTCGCAGGAAGAGATCATCTCCGCCATCACCGGCGCCACGGACAACGCCGTGACCCGTCGTGCGGCGCGCACCTCGGAGGCGCAGAAGTGA
- a CDS encoding sugar ABC transporter permease, whose protein sequence is MSIDKTPAPAGGRHRVDNPDAAHDAVTAVDPRLLVREQGLGGYIAEFKRKLHAGDLGSIPVVIGLILICAIFQSLNSQFLSAQNLSNIAVTMVATGMMAVGIIFVLLLGEIDLSVGSVSGVSGAIVAVLSVTHGMNEWLAVLVAIAGGAVIGALHGFFFARIGAPAFAVTLAGLLFWLGFMLQLLGSQGTINLDGDGIVGKLTTYYFSDVAAAYGLAGLAVAVFFVSAVADTRRRQAAGIPSRPLGDIVFRTLLLAAVSFAAAYMFNQYKGLPLALVLFLAVLVTTDFVLRRTAYGRKIFALGGSVEASRRAGINVTAVRISVFAIAGTFAAVGGLFWASKIAAANQSAGAGDLLMNVIAAAVIGGTSLFGGRGRTWNALLGVMVIVSIQYGLALEGIATPIQYMITGGVLLATVVIDSVTRKTQKTAGRA, encoded by the coding sequence GTGAGCATCGACAAGACTCCGGCACCCGCCGGCGGCCGCCACCGGGTGGACAACCCGGACGCCGCGCACGACGCGGTCACCGCGGTCGACCCCCGGCTCCTGGTGCGCGAGCAGGGCCTCGGCGGCTACATCGCGGAGTTCAAGCGCAAGCTCCACGCCGGCGACCTGGGCTCCATCCCGGTCGTCATCGGCCTGATCCTGATCTGCGCGATCTTCCAGAGCCTGAACTCGCAGTTCCTCTCCGCGCAGAACCTCAGCAACATCGCCGTCACCATGGTCGCCACCGGCATGATGGCCGTCGGCATCATCTTCGTGCTGCTGCTCGGCGAGATCGACCTGTCGGTCGGCTCCGTCAGCGGCGTGTCCGGCGCGATCGTGGCCGTACTCAGCGTCACCCACGGGATGAACGAGTGGCTGGCCGTGCTGGTCGCCATCGCCGGCGGCGCGGTCATCGGCGCCCTGCACGGCTTCTTCTTCGCCCGGATCGGCGCCCCCGCCTTCGCCGTCACCCTGGCCGGGCTGCTGTTCTGGCTGGGCTTCATGCTCCAGCTCCTCGGCTCCCAGGGCACGATCAACCTGGACGGCGACGGCATCGTCGGCAAGCTGACCACGTACTACTTCTCCGACGTGGCCGCCGCCTACGGCCTCGCCGGACTGGCCGTCGCCGTGTTCTTCGTCTCGGCGGTCGCCGACACCCGCCGCCGCCAGGCGGCCGGCATCCCGTCCCGGCCGCTCGGCGACATCGTGTTCCGCACCCTGCTGCTCGCCGCCGTGTCCTTCGCCGCCGCGTACATGTTCAACCAGTACAAGGGCCTCCCGCTGGCCCTGGTGCTGTTCCTCGCGGTCCTGGTGACCACCGACTTCGTCCTGCGGCGCACCGCCTACGGACGCAAGATCTTCGCCCTCGGCGGCAGCGTCGAGGCGTCCCGCCGCGCCGGCATCAACGTCACCGCGGTGCGGATCTCGGTCTTCGCCATCGCCGGCACCTTCGCGGCCGTCGGCGGCCTGTTCTGGGCCTCCAAGATCGCCGCCGCCAACCAGAGCGCCGGCGCCGGCGACCTGCTGATGAACGTCATCGCGGCGGCCGTCATCGGCGGCACCAGCCTCTTCGGCGGCCGCGGCCGCACCTGGAACGCGCTGCTCGGCGTCATGGTGATCGTCTCGATCCAGTACGGGCTCGCGCTGGAGGGCATCGCCACCCCGATCCAGTACATGATCACCGGCGGGGTGCTCCTCGCCACCGTCGTGATCGACTCGGTCACGCGCAAGACGCAGAAGACCGCCGGCCGCGCATAG
- the dxs gene encoding 1-deoxy-D-xylulose-5-phosphate synthase, translated as MTQPRVARRSNVAVGDGWELLTRIKGPRDLDRLGKEQLDLLAAEIRTFLVDAVSKTGGHLGPNLGVVELTIALHRVFDSPKDKVLFDTGHQSYVHKLLTGRQDFSRLRAKGGLSGYPSRAESEHDVIENSHASTVLGWADGLAKANQVLGKDDHVVAVIGDGALTGGMAWEALNNIADAKDRPLVIVVNDNERSYAPTIGGLANHLATLRTTDGYERFLARGKDILERTPVVGRPLYETLHGAKKGLKDFIAPQGMFEDLGLKYVGPIDGHDIEAMESALTRAKRFGGPVIVHCLTEKGRGYQHAEQDEADRFHGIGPIHPDTGLPVKTAAASWTSVFGDEMVKLGREREDVVAITAAMLQPVGLKKFAETFPERVFDVGIAEQHAATSAAGLATGGLHPVFAVYATFLNRAFDQVLMDVALHKCGVTFVLDRAGVTGDDGASHNGMWDMSILQVVPTLRMAAPRDAEQLRAQLREAVEVDDAPTVVRYSKGVVGPAVPAVGRIGGMDVLREPGTGTHGPSGTGDTPRPDVLLVSVGALAPMCLEIAGLLDKQGISTTVVDPRWVKPVDEALPALAAKHRVVVTVEDNGRVGGVGSAVAQALRDAGVDLPLRDFGIPPRFLDHASRKEVMAEIGLTAPDIARQVTGLVATLDGRLDDEPSRTAEPARD; from the coding sequence GTGACGCAGCCGCGCGTAGCGCGTCGTTCAAATGTGGCGGTGGGCGACGGGTGGGAGCTGCTTACCCGTATCAAGGGACCGCGCGATCTCGACCGGCTCGGCAAGGAGCAGCTCGACCTGCTGGCCGCGGAGATCCGCACCTTCCTCGTGGACGCCGTCTCCAAGACCGGCGGCCACCTCGGCCCCAACCTCGGCGTGGTCGAGCTGACCATCGCCCTGCACCGGGTCTTCGACTCACCGAAGGACAAGGTCCTCTTCGACACCGGCCACCAGAGCTACGTCCACAAGCTGCTCACCGGCCGCCAGGACTTCTCCCGGCTCCGGGCCAAGGGCGGCCTGTCCGGCTACCCCTCGCGCGCCGAGTCCGAGCACGACGTCATCGAGAACTCGCACGCCTCGACGGTCCTCGGCTGGGCCGACGGCCTCGCCAAGGCCAACCAGGTGCTGGGGAAGGACGACCACGTCGTCGCCGTCATCGGTGACGGCGCCCTCACCGGCGGCATGGCCTGGGAGGCGCTGAACAACATCGCCGACGCCAAGGACCGCCCGCTCGTCATCGTCGTCAACGACAACGAGCGCTCCTACGCCCCCACCATCGGCGGCCTCGCCAACCACCTGGCCACCCTGCGCACCACCGACGGCTACGAGCGCTTCCTCGCCCGCGGCAAGGACATCCTGGAGCGCACCCCCGTCGTCGGCAGGCCCCTCTACGAGACCCTGCACGGCGCCAAGAAGGGCCTCAAGGACTTCATCGCCCCGCAGGGCATGTTCGAGGACCTCGGCCTGAAGTACGTCGGCCCCATCGACGGCCACGACATCGAGGCCATGGAGTCCGCGCTGACCCGCGCCAAGCGGTTCGGCGGCCCCGTCATCGTCCACTGCCTGACCGAGAAGGGCCGCGGCTACCAGCACGCGGAGCAGGACGAGGCCGACCGCTTCCACGGCATCGGCCCGATCCACCCCGACACCGGACTGCCGGTGAAGACCGCCGCGGCCAGCTGGACCTCCGTCTTCGGCGACGAGATGGTCAAGCTCGGCCGGGAGCGCGAGGACGTCGTCGCCATCACCGCGGCGATGCTCCAGCCCGTCGGCCTGAAGAAGTTCGCCGAGACCTTCCCCGAGCGCGTGTTCGACGTCGGTATCGCCGAGCAGCACGCGGCGACCTCCGCGGCCGGACTCGCCACCGGCGGGCTCCACCCGGTCTTCGCCGTCTACGCCACGTTCCTCAACCGCGCCTTCGACCAGGTACTGATGGACGTCGCCCTGCACAAGTGCGGAGTGACCTTCGTCCTGGACCGGGCCGGCGTCACCGGCGACGACGGCGCCTCCCACAACGGCATGTGGGACATGTCGATCCTCCAGGTCGTCCCCACCCTGCGGATGGCCGCACCACGCGACGCCGAACAGCTCCGCGCCCAGCTCCGCGAGGCCGTCGAGGTCGACGACGCGCCGACCGTGGTCCGCTACTCCAAGGGCGTGGTCGGCCCCGCCGTCCCCGCCGTCGGCCGGATCGGCGGCATGGACGTCCTGCGCGAGCCCGGCACCGGCACCCACGGCCCTTCGGGCACGGGGGACACCCCCAGGCCCGACGTCCTCCTCGTCTCGGTCGGCGCACTCGCGCCGATGTGCCTGGAGATCGCCGGCCTCCTCGACAAGCAGGGCATCTCCACCACCGTCGTCGACCCCCGCTGGGTCAAGCCGGTCGACGAGGCCCTCCCCGCGCTCGCCGCCAAGCACCGCGTCGTCGTCACCGTCGAGGACAACGGCCGCGTCGGGGGTGTCGGCTCCGCCGTCGCCCAGGCGCTGCGCGACGCCGGGGTAGACCTGCCGCTGCGCGACTTCGGCATCCCGCCGCGCTTCCTCGACCACGCCTCCCGCAAGGAGGTCATGGCCGAGATCGGGCTGACCGCGCCGGACATCGCCCGCCAGGTCACCGGCCTCGTCGCCACGCTGGACGGCCGCCTCGACGACGAGCCCAGCAGGACCGCCGAGCCCGCGCGGGACTGA
- a CDS encoding amino acid permease, translating to MSTQQQPPRSTGAFRTKTVEQSIRDTEEPEHALRKSLSAWDLTVFGVGVIIGTGIFVLTGIAAKENAGPATALSFVAAGIVCALAALCYAEFASTVPVAGSAYTFSYASIGELPAWIIGWDLVLEFALGTAVVAVGWSGYVRALLETNIGLQMPTALSGPDAGGHFDLLAFLLILALTAVLVIGMKLSARITAIVVAIKVTVVLLVIVAGAFFIKAENYTPFIPPAEPQETGSGLTAPLVQVLFGYEPTNFGVMGIFTAASIVFFAFIGFDVVATAAEETRNPQRDMPRGILGSLLICTVLYVAVTLVVTGMQRYTEMSATAPLADAFKAVGQPFFAGAISVGAAVGLITVCMILLLGQTRVFFAMSRDGLLPRFFSITHPKFRTPHRATIVLGVAIAIIAGFTSLQALAALVNIGTLFAFVIVALGVIILRNTRPDLHRAFRTPWVPVLPALSIAASLWLMLNLPAETWLRFAVWMALGVVVYYLYGRSHSRLGKLGKGAEF from the coding sequence GTGAGCACACAGCAGCAGCCCCCCAGGAGCACCGGGGCGTTCCGGACCAAGACGGTCGAGCAGTCGATCCGGGACACGGAGGAGCCGGAGCACGCGCTCAGGAAGTCGCTCTCCGCCTGGGACCTGACCGTCTTCGGCGTCGGCGTCATCATCGGCACCGGCATCTTCGTGCTGACGGGCATCGCCGCCAAGGAGAACGCCGGCCCCGCCACCGCCCTGTCCTTCGTCGCCGCCGGCATCGTCTGCGCCCTCGCGGCGCTCTGCTACGCCGAGTTCGCGTCCACCGTGCCGGTGGCCGGCTCGGCGTACACCTTCTCGTACGCCTCGATCGGGGAACTCCCCGCCTGGATCATCGGCTGGGACCTGGTCCTGGAGTTCGCCCTCGGCACCGCGGTGGTGGCGGTCGGCTGGTCCGGCTACGTGCGCGCCCTGCTGGAGACCAACATCGGCCTGCAGATGCCCACGGCGCTCTCCGGGCCCGACGCGGGCGGCCACTTCGACCTGCTGGCCTTCCTGCTGATCCTGGCGCTCACCGCCGTGCTCGTCATCGGCATGAAGCTGTCCGCCCGCATCACCGCGATCGTCGTCGCGATCAAGGTCACCGTGGTGCTGCTGGTCATCGTCGCGGGGGCCTTCTTCATCAAGGCCGAGAACTACACCCCGTTCATCCCCCCGGCCGAGCCGCAGGAGACCGGCAGCGGCCTCACGGCGCCGCTGGTCCAGGTGCTGTTCGGCTACGAACCCACCAACTTCGGCGTCATGGGCATCTTCACCGCCGCCTCCATCGTGTTCTTCGCCTTCATCGGCTTCGACGTCGTCGCCACCGCCGCCGAGGAGACCCGCAACCCCCAGCGCGACATGCCGCGCGGCATCCTCGGCTCCCTGCTGATCTGCACCGTGCTGTACGTGGCCGTGACCCTCGTCGTCACCGGTATGCAGCGCTACACCGAGATGTCCGCGACCGCCCCGCTCGCCGACGCCTTCAAAGCCGTCGGCCAGCCCTTCTTCGCCGGCGCCATCAGCGTCGGCGCGGCCGTGGGGCTCATCACCGTCTGCATGATCCTGCTGCTGGGCCAGACCCGGGTGTTCTTCGCCATGAGCCGCGACGGACTGCTGCCGCGCTTCTTCTCCATCACCCACCCGAAGTTCCGGACACCCCACCGCGCGACCATCGTGCTCGGCGTGGCCATCGCGATCATCGCGGGCTTCACCAGCCTCCAGGCACTCGCCGCCCTGGTGAACATCGGCACGCTCTTCGCCTTCGTCATCGTGGCCCTCGGCGTCATCATCCTCCGCAACACCCGGCCCGACCTGCACCGCGCGTTCCGGACCCCCTGGGTGCCGGTACTGCCGGCCCTGTCCATCGCGGCGTCCCTCTGGCTGATGCTGAACCTCCCGGCCGAGACCTGGCTGCGGTTCGCCGTCTGGATGGCGCTGGGCGTGGTCGTCTACTACCTCTACGGCCGCTCCCACAGCCGCCTCGGCAAGCTCGGCAAGGGCGCCGAGTTCTAG
- a CDS encoding NTP pyrophosphohydrolase has translation MVLLLIVDGANVVGSVPDGWWRDRRGAAERLRDGLVPLAEEGISGRPGPVEVVLVVEGRARGVGSVPGVRVEDAPGSGDDRVVELVRENAGRSAVVVTADRGLRERVEALGAEVVGPRAVRRG, from the coding sequence ATGGTCCTCCTCCTGATCGTCGATGGCGCGAACGTGGTCGGTTCGGTCCCGGACGGGTGGTGGCGTGACCGCCGGGGCGCGGCCGAGCGGCTGCGCGACGGACTGGTCCCGCTCGCCGAGGAGGGTATCTCCGGGCGCCCCGGTCCGGTCGAGGTGGTCCTGGTCGTCGAGGGCCGGGCGAGGGGGGTCGGGTCCGTCCCGGGCGTGCGGGTCGAGGACGCGCCGGGCAGCGGTGACGACCGCGTCGTGGAGCTGGTCCGGGAGAACGCGGGCCGTTCCGCGGTGGTGGTCACCGCCGACCGGGGGCTGCGGGAGCGGGTGGAGGCCCTGGGGGCGGAGGTCGTGGGTCCGCGGGCGGTCCGCCGCGGCTGA
- a CDS encoding 3-hydroxyacyl-CoA dehydrogenase NAD-binding domain-containing protein codes for MSTTAELLKGAAELFPDEVVTQAHVRHLDLPGGAGRFALITLDNGLDHTKPTTFGPQSLANLNAAIDQVEKEASEGAVVGAGITGKPFIFAVGADLKGVELLKRHEDALAIGKGGHDVFKRLSSLGVPTFAYYNGAAMGGGVEVGLHCSYRTVSKALPAFSLPEVFLGLVPGWGGCTILPNLIGADRAVSVIIENSLNQNKQLKGVQVHELGIADAIFEGADFLEQSLIWTASVLKGEIVVERPEIDRGEAWDQAVARGRFIADSKVHGAAPAAYRALDIVEAAKDGDLQKGFDAEDTALADLIMGGELRSGIYAFNLVQKRGKRPAGAPDKSLARPVTKVGVVGAGLMASQLALLFLRRLEVPVVLTDIDQERVDKGVGYVHAEIEKLLGKGRINQDKANRLKALVTGVLDKAAGFADADFVIEAVFEEMSVKQKVFAEVEAVAPAHAILATNTSSLSVSEMASKLRHPERVVGFHFFNPVAVLPLLEIVRGEQTDDASLATAFAVAKKLKKTAVLTKDAPAFVVNRILTRFMGEIQNVIDEGTPVATAEKAIEPLGLPMSPLVLLELVGPAIGLHVSETLNRAFPERFTVSPNLKAVVEAGKRGFYVYDSGKPELDPEVAALLKQGDSVLTEEQVRARVLDAVAQEIGLMLEEGVVAEAQDVDLCLITGAGWPFHLGGITPYLDREGVSERVNGKRFLAQGVASVPA; via the coding sequence GTGAGTACCACCGCTGAGCTCCTGAAGGGCGCGGCCGAGCTGTTCCCGGACGAGGTCGTCACCCAGGCGCACGTGCGCCACCTCGACCTCCCCGGCGGCGCGGGCAGGTTCGCCCTCATCACGCTGGACAACGGCCTGGACCACACCAAGCCGACGACGTTCGGCCCGCAGTCGCTGGCGAACCTCAACGCCGCGATCGACCAGGTGGAGAAGGAGGCGTCCGAGGGCGCCGTGGTCGGTGCCGGAATCACCGGCAAGCCGTTCATCTTCGCCGTCGGCGCCGACCTCAAGGGCGTCGAGCTGCTGAAGCGGCACGAGGACGCGCTGGCCATCGGCAAGGGCGGCCACGACGTCTTCAAGCGGCTGTCCTCGCTGGGCGTGCCGACGTTCGCGTACTACAACGGCGCGGCGATGGGCGGCGGTGTCGAGGTCGGTCTGCACTGCTCGTACCGCACGGTCTCCAAGGCCCTGCCGGCCTTCTCGCTGCCCGAGGTGTTCCTCGGGCTGGTCCCCGGCTGGGGCGGCTGCACCATCCTGCCGAACCTGATCGGGGCCGATCGCGCCGTCTCGGTGATCATCGAGAACTCGCTCAACCAGAACAAGCAGCTCAAGGGCGTCCAGGTGCACGAGCTGGGCATCGCCGACGCGATCTTCGAGGGCGCGGACTTCCTGGAGCAGTCGCTGATCTGGACCGCGTCCGTCCTCAAGGGCGAGATCGTGGTGGAGCGCCCCGAGATCGACCGCGGCGAGGCCTGGGACCAGGCCGTCGCCAGGGGCCGGTTCATCGCCGACTCCAAGGTGCACGGCGCCGCGCCGGCCGCCTACCGGGCCCTCGACATCGTCGAGGCGGCCAAGGACGGCGACCTGCAGAAGGGCTTCGACGCCGAGGACACCGCGCTGGCCGACCTCATCATGGGCGGCGAACTGCGTTCCGGGATCTACGCGTTCAACCTGGTGCAGAAGCGCGGCAAGCGCCCCGCCGGCGCGCCGGACAAGTCGCTGGCCCGCCCGGTCACCAAGGTGGGTGTCGTCGGCGCCGGTCTGATGGCCTCCCAGCTGGCCCTGCTGTTCCTGCGCCGCCTGGAGGTGCCGGTGGTCCTCACCGACATCGACCAGGAGCGCGTCGACAAGGGCGTGGGCTATGTCCACGCCGAGATCGAGAAGCTGCTCGGCAAGGGCCGTATCAACCAGGACAAGGCCAACCGCCTCAAGGCGCTGGTGACCGGTGTCCTGGACAAGGCCGCGGGCTTCGCGGACGCGGACTTCGTCATCGAGGCCGTCTTCGAGGAGATGTCGGTCAAGCAGAAGGTGTTCGCGGAGGTCGAGGCCGTCGCCCCGGCGCACGCGATCCTCGCCACCAACACCTCCTCGCTGTCGGTGTCGGAGATGGCCTCGAAGCTCCGCCACCCGGAGCGCGTGGTCGGCTTCCACTTCTTCAACCCGGTCGCCGTGCTGCCGCTGCTGGAGATCGTCCGGGGCGAGCAGACCGACGACGCCTCCCTGGCCACGGCCTTCGCCGTCGCCAAGAAGCTGAAGAAGACCGCGGTGCTCACCAAGGACGCCCCGGCGTTCGTCGTGAACCGCATCCTGACCCGCTTCATGGGCGAGATCCAGAACGTCATCGACGAGGGCACCCCGGTCGCCACCGCCGAGAAGGCGATCGAGCCGCTCGGTCTGCCGATGTCGCCGCTGGTGCTGCTGGAGCTGGTCGGCCCGGCGATCGGTCTGCATGTCTCCGAGACGCTGAACCGCGCCTTCCCGGAGCGCTTCACGGTGTCCCCGAACCTGAAGGCGGTCGTCGAGGCCGGCAAGCGCGGTTTCTACGTCTACGACAGCGGCAAGCCGGAGCTGGACCCGGAGGTCGCCGCGCTGCTGAAGCAGGGCGACAGCGTCCTGACGGAGGAGCAGGTCCGCGCCCGCGTCCTGGACGCGGTGGCGCAGGAGATCGGGCTGATGCTGGAGGAGGGTGTCGTCGCCGAGGCGCAGGACGTCGACCTCTGCCTGATCACCGGCGCCGGCTGGCCGTTCCACCTGGGCGGCATCACGCCGTACCTGGACCGCGAGGGCGTCAGCGAGCGTGTCAACGGCAAGCGGTTCCTGGCGCAGGGCGTGGCGAGCGTCCCCGCGTGA
- a CDS encoding thiolase family protein — protein sequence MPRTVRDVVFVDGVRTPFGKAGPKGIYHETRADDLVVKAIRELLRRNPDLDPKKIDEVAIAATTQIGDQGLTIGRTAGILAGLPQSVPGYSIDRMCAGALTAVTTVAGSVAFGAYDIAVAGGVEHMGRHPMGEGVDPNPRFVSEKLVDESALFMGMTAENLHDRYPHITKQRADEYAVRSQEKAAKAYANGKIQQDLVPVSVRRTNPEAGETGWGLVTADEPMRPGTTLENLQGLKTPFRVHGRVTAGNAAGLNDGATASLIASEDFARENGLPVKMRLVSYSFAGVEPEVMGYGPIPATEKALAQAGLSIGDIGLFEINEAFAVQVLAFLDHYGIADDDARVNQYGGAIAFGHPLASSGVRLMTQLARQFEEQPEVRYGLTTMCVGFGMGATVIWENPHHKDAGGNK from the coding sequence GTGCCTCGTACCGTCAGGGACGTCGTCTTCGTCGACGGCGTCCGCACCCCGTTCGGCAAGGCGGGCCCGAAGGGCATCTACCACGAGACCCGTGCCGACGATCTCGTCGTGAAGGCCATCCGGGAGCTGCTGCGCCGCAACCCGGACCTCGACCCCAAGAAGATCGACGAGGTCGCCATCGCGGCGACCACGCAGATCGGCGACCAGGGTCTGACGATCGGCCGCACCGCCGGCATCCTCGCGGGCCTGCCGCAGTCCGTCCCGGGCTACTCCATCGACCGCATGTGCGCCGGCGCGCTGACCGCCGTCACCACGGTCGCGGGCAGCGTCGCCTTCGGTGCGTACGACATCGCCGTCGCCGGCGGCGTCGAGCACATGGGCCGCCACCCGATGGGCGAGGGCGTGGACCCCAATCCGCGCTTCGTGTCGGAGAAGCTCGTCGACGAGTCGGCCCTCTTCATGGGCATGACGGCGGAGAACCTGCACGACCGCTACCCGCACATCACCAAGCAGCGCGCCGACGAGTACGCCGTCCGCTCGCAGGAGAAGGCCGCCAAGGCGTACGCCAACGGCAAGATCCAGCAGGACCTGGTGCCGGTCTCGGTACGCCGCACCAACCCGGAGGCCGGTGAGACCGGCTGGGGTCTGGTCACCGCCGACGAGCCTATGCGCCCGGGCACCACGCTGGAGAACCTGCAGGGCCTGAAGACGCCGTTCCGCGTCCACGGCCGGGTCACCGCGGGCAACGCCGCCGGCCTCAACGACGGCGCCACCGCCTCGCTGATCGCCTCCGAGGACTTCGCCCGCGAGAACGGCCTGCCGGTCAAGATGCGCCTGGTGTCGTACTCCTTCGCGGGAGTCGAGCCCGAGGTCATGGGCTACGGCCCGATCCCGGCGACGGAGAAGGCCCTGGCCCAGGCGGGGCTGTCCATCGGGGACATCGGCCTGTTCGAGATCAACGAGGCCTTCGCCGTCCAGGTGCTGGCCTTCCTCGACCACTACGGCATCGCCGACGACGACGCCCGCGTCAACCAGTACGGCGGCGCCATCGCCTTCGGCCACCCGCTGGCGTCGTCGGGCGTGCGTCTGATGACGCAGCTCGCGCGGCAGTTCGAGGAGCAGCCGGAGGTCCGCTACGGCCTCACCACGATGTGCGTCGGCTTCGGCATGGGCGCCACCGTCATCTGGGAGAACCCGCACCACAAGGACGCCGGAGGCAACAAGTGA
- a CDS encoding HRDC domain-containing protein yields MTDAQETAAEPDLRTTGGGPPDDGVTADGVPIPLLEPREGIPPVVSTPEGLESVVAAFAAGSGPVAVDAERASGYRYGQRAYLVQLRRQGAGTALVDPVGCPDLSALGDALTGSEWILHAATQDLPCLREIGMLPTRLFDTELAGRLAGFPRVGLGAMVESVLGYALEKGHSAVDWSTRPLPEPWLRYAALDVELLVDLRDALEKELDRQGKLEWARQEFDAIASAPPAPPRKDPWRRTSGMHKVRRRRQMAVVRELWTARDKVAQRRDVSPGKVLGDAAIIEAALALPLTVQALTALPGFGHRMGRRQLEQWQAAVDRALALPEGELPQPGQPVTGPPPPRSWADKDPAAAARLSAARAAVSVLAEQLNLPQENLITPDTVRRLCWEPPAEPGPEAVVSALTALGARPWQVEQVTPLLTRALQATA; encoded by the coding sequence GTGACCGACGCCCAAGAGACCGCAGCAGAGCCGGACCTGCGCACCACCGGGGGCGGCCCCCCGGACGACGGCGTCACCGCCGACGGGGTGCCGATCCCCCTGCTGGAGCCGCGGGAGGGCATCCCACCGGTGGTCTCCACCCCGGAGGGACTGGAGTCCGTCGTCGCCGCGTTCGCCGCCGGCTCCGGCCCCGTCGCCGTCGACGCCGAACGCGCGTCCGGCTACCGGTACGGACAGCGCGCGTACCTCGTCCAGCTGCGCCGCCAGGGCGCGGGCACGGCGCTCGTCGACCCGGTCGGGTGCCCCGACCTCTCCGCCCTCGGCGACGCCCTCACCGGCAGCGAGTGGATCCTGCACGCCGCCACCCAGGACCTCCCGTGCCTGCGTGAAATAGGCATGCTGCCGACCCGGCTCTTCGACACCGAGCTCGCCGGGCGGCTCGCGGGCTTCCCCCGGGTGGGCCTCGGCGCCATGGTCGAGTCGGTGCTCGGCTACGCCCTGGAGAAGGGGCACTCGGCGGTGGACTGGTCCACCCGCCCCCTCCCGGAGCCCTGGCTGCGGTACGCGGCGCTCGACGTCGAGCTGCTCGTCGACCTCCGGGACGCACTGGAGAAGGAGCTGGACCGGCAGGGGAAGCTGGAGTGGGCGCGGCAGGAGTTCGACGCCATCGCCTCGGCGCCGCCCGCTCCCCCGCGCAAGGACCCCTGGCGGCGCACCTCGGGCATGCACAAGGTGCGACGCCGCCGTCAGATGGCCGTCGTACGGGAGCTGTGGACGGCCCGCGACAAGGTCGCCCAGCGCCGCGACGTCTCCCCCGGCAAGGTGCTCGGCGACGCGGCGATCATCGAGGCGGCGCTGGCGCTCCCGCTGACCGTGCAGGCGCTGACGGCACTGCCCGGCTTCGGGCACCGCATGGGCCGGCGACAGCTGGAGCAGTGGCAGGCGGCGGTGGACCGCGCGCTGGCGCTGCCGGAGGGGGAGCTGCCGCAGCCGGGCCAACCGGTGACCGGACCGCCTCCGCCGCGCTCCTGGGCGGACAAGGACCCGGCCGCGGCCGCGCGGCTGTCCGCGGCGCGGGCGGCGGTGTCCGTGCTGGCGGAGCAGCTGAACCTGCCCCAGGAGAACCTGATCACGCCGGACACCGTGCGGCGCCTGTGCTGGGAGCCGCCGGCGGAACCGGGCCCGGAGGCGGTCGTGTCCGCGCTGACCGCACTGGGGGCGCGGCCCTGGCAGGTCGAACAGGTGACACCACTGCTGACGAGGGCGCTGCAGGCGACTGCGTGA